In Trichocoleus sp. FACHB-46, a genomic segment contains:
- a CDS encoding DEAD/DEAH box helicase has product MATLIPSLNSCLPRMTNGEKRLAERLERKLEEDYILWYDVAVGIKQLHPDFIVLHPNRGLFILEVKDWKLENIQRVTQTTVKLVTPNGIKEVKNPLAQARDYALAINETLERDRLLVQPEGRYQGKSALPYGYGVVFTEITRKAFEQTDLREVFEPHLVICRDEMTEKVDPEEFQKRLWDLCPYQFGKTLTAEQIDRVRWHLFPDLRISAKQLSLFEDEVAGDEPQHQELIPDLIKIMDLQQEQLARSLGEGHRVIHGVAGSGKTLILAYRCQHLAQHTTKPILVLCFNVSLAARLRQMIQEKGLSDRVKVRHFHGWCVDQLKNHQLPLPNWRESQGDAYVEQLVQRVIQGVDQGNIPAGHYGAVMIDEGHDFKPEWLKLVVQMVDPETNSLLLLYDDAQNLYGEDKQQKFSFKSVGIQAQGRTTILKLNYRNTAEVLTLAYEFAKEVMSPTDDQEDAPVLVSPQSVGRHGPVPELIRLPNFKHEADYLVERVQQFYERGTAWNEMAIVYRSKFMGECIYQQLQQAQVPIEWVNATNESRNFHPSDQSIKLMTMHSSKGLEFSVVFIPGVGYLPNQYGTIQEETRLFYVAMTRAIDQLVLTCDRTSEFVDRIQVALSRTSR; this is encoded by the coding sequence ATGGCAACCTTAATCCCGTCCCTCAATAGCTGCCTACCTCGCATGACCAATGGTGAGAAGCGGTTGGCTGAGAGATTGGAGCGGAAACTGGAGGAAGACTACATACTCTGGTACGACGTGGCGGTGGGCATAAAGCAACTGCACCCAGATTTTATTGTGCTACACCCCAACCGAGGGTTGTTCATCTTAGAAGTCAAGGATTGGAAGCTCGAAAATATTCAACGGGTCACTCAAACCACAGTTAAGCTAGTCACCCCTAATGGTATTAAGGAAGTTAAGAATCCCCTCGCACAGGCTAGAGACTATGCGTTAGCCATCAACGAGACCTTGGAGCGCGATCGCCTCCTAGTACAGCCTGAAGGCCGCTATCAAGGCAAGTCGGCATTGCCATATGGGTACGGCGTTGTCTTCACTGAGATCACGCGTAAAGCTTTTGAGCAAACTGACTTAAGAGAGGTTTTTGAGCCACATCTGGTCATTTGCAGAGATGAAATGACGGAAAAGGTTGATCCAGAGGAATTTCAAAAGCGGCTCTGGGATTTATGCCCTTATCAGTTTGGTAAAACCCTCACTGCAGAGCAAATCGATCGAGTTCGCTGGCATCTTTTCCCAGACCTACGAATCTCGGCCAAGCAATTGTCGCTTTTTGAAGATGAGGTTGCAGGAGATGAACCGCAGCATCAAGAGTTGATCCCAGACTTGATCAAAATTATGGACTTGCAACAGGAGCAACTTGCTCGCAGCTTAGGAGAGGGACACCGAGTGATTCATGGTGTTGCTGGTTCTGGTAAAACCTTAATTTTGGCCTATCGCTGTCAGCATTTAGCCCAACACACAACCAAACCAATCCTTGTGCTCTGCTTCAACGTGTCCTTAGCCGCTCGCCTGCGGCAGATGATTCAGGAGAAGGGACTAAGCGATCGCGTTAAGGTGCGACATTTCCACGGTTGGTGTGTGGATCAACTTAAAAACCATCAATTACCCCTACCCAATTGGCGAGAATCTCAAGGAGATGCTTATGTTGAGCAGCTCGTGCAACGAGTCATTCAAGGCGTAGATCAGGGTAACATTCCAGCGGGGCACTATGGCGCTGTAATGATTGACGAGGGGCACGATTTCAAGCCCGAGTGGCTCAAGCTAGTCGTGCAAATGGTTGATCCAGAAACCAACTCACTCCTGTTACTCTACGATGATGCTCAAAACCTCTACGGGGAAGACAAACAACAGAAGTTTAGTTTCAAGAGTGTAGGCATTCAGGCCCAGGGGCGCACTACGATTCTCAAACTTAACTATCGCAATACAGCAGAAGTGCTAACCCTGGCGTATGAGTTTGCAAAGGAGGTCATGTCTCCCACCGACGATCAAGAAGATGCGCCAGTTCTAGTTTCACCGCAAAGCGTGGGTCGTCACGGACCTGTACCGGAGTTGATTCGATTACCTAATTTCAAACATGAAGCTGATTACTTAGTGGAGCGAGTGCAGCAGTTTTATGAACGAGGCACTGCTTGGAATGAAATGGCGATCGTTTATCGCTCCAAATTCATGGGTGAGTGCATTTACCAGCAGTTACAACAGGCCCAAGTGCCAATAGAGTGGGTCAACGCAACAAATGAAAGTCGCAACTTCCACCCCTCCGATCAGAGCATCAAACTCATGACCATGCACTCAAGTAAGGGGTTGGAATTTTCGGTGGTTTTTATTCCTGGCGTGGGCTACTTGCCAAATCAGTACGGCACAATTCAGGAGGAAACCCGCTTGTTTTATGTCGCCATGACTCGTGCAATTGATCAATTAGTCCTAACATGCGATCGCACATCAGAGTTTGTAGACAGAATTCAAGTAGCCTTGAGCAGAACATCTCGCTAA